A single region of the Deferribacterota bacterium genome encodes:
- the dinB gene encoding DNA polymerase IV: MIACLDMDAFFASVEQASNPRLKGLPIAVIGSKERTVVTTCSYEARRLGVKTGMSKYEAKRACPNLLLVVGNNRKYTFISKKIMDYLAALTADVEVYSVDEAFMNLEDLKMPYKDIAYMIKSYIYENFKLTCSIGIGPNKFIAKMASSVSKPDGYCLVDKKDVLSFIDSFELKDLWGIGNRTAKRLKDIGIFNTFDLRAYGRENLRRYFGKNGDYLYEMACGNYEELAKRKKEPIKSIGHSMTLIENYPSIERCYNYLLQISEMVSERARRHNLAGKTLCLYVRYSSLASTVKRYTLPFFTSSTHHIYNTALYLFNKNVDVEKNVRQLGIVLSRIVKGATVYTNIVETEKARKWRDLYRAIDNINNKYGASGINYASVLNCERKGALTISPAWKPDGIRYINVK, translated from the coding sequence ATGATTGCATGTCTTGATATGGATGCTTTTTTTGCCTCAGTAGAGCAGGCTTCAAATCCAAGACTAAAAGGGCTCCCTATTGCTGTTATAGGTTCAAAAGAAAGAACTGTGGTTACCACCTGCTCCTACGAGGCTAGACGTCTAGGGGTTAAAACTGGTATGAGCAAGTATGAGGCCAAAAGAGCATGTCCAAATCTCTTGTTAGTTGTTGGCAATAATAGAAAATATACATTTATCTCTAAAAAGATTATGGACTATTTAGCTGCCTTAACGGCCGATGTAGAGGTGTATTCTGTAGATGAGGCATTTATGAACTTAGAGGATCTAAAGATGCCTTATAAAGATATAGCCTATATGATTAAGAGCTATATCTATGAGAACTTTAAACTAACTTGTTCTATAGGTATTGGCCCTAATAAGTTTATAGCTAAGATGGCTAGCTCTGTCTCTAAGCCTGATGGCTATTGTTTGGTAGATAAAAAGGATGTGTTATCTTTTATAGACTCTTTTGAGCTAAAGGATTTATGGGGAATAGGAAATAGAACCGCAAAAAGGCTGAAAGATATAGGTATTTTTAATACCTTTGATCTTAGAGCGTATGGCAGAGAAAACTTACGTAGATATTTCGGCAAAAATGGGGATTATCTATATGAAATGGCCTGTGGTAATTATGAGGAATTAGCGAAGAGAAAGAAAGAACCTATCAAATCTATTGGACATTCTATGACACTTATTGAGAATTATCCTTCTATCGAGAGATGTTATAATTATCTTTTGCAGATATCAGAAATGGTTTCAGAAAGAGCAAGAAGACACAATTTAGCTGGAAAAACCCTTTGTTTATATGTAAGATATAGCTCTTTAGCATCAACTGTTAAAAGATATACCCTGCCTTTTTTTACTTCATCTACTCATCATATATATAATACTGCCTTATATCTATTTAACAAAAATGTGGATGTAGAAAAAAATGTAAGACAATTAGGGATAGTTCTGTCAAGAATAGTAAAGGGCGCAACAGTTTATACAAATATCGTTGAGACAGAAAAAGCAAGAAAATGGAGAGATTTGTATAGAGCAATTGATAATATTAACAATAAATATGGAGCTTCTGGGATAAACTATGCCTCTGTTTTAAATTGTGAGAGAAAAGGTGCTCTTACTATATCTCCAGCATGGAAGCCCGATGGTATAAGATATATAAATGTTAAATAA